One region of Eupeodes corollae chromosome 1, idEupCoro1.1, whole genome shotgun sequence genomic DNA includes:
- the LOC129940954 gene encoding cilia- and flagella-associated protein 58 isoform X1 has protein sequence MRSGSFYNCSLNTLNNSERSKNLCSLNKQTSLFCCNNNKNDTNIYNTDGYSDRESVASSVRGKRTRSSRIIPMKASKNISKKTKTMDYTNYAYNEAVGRLKLMLADSYAPLKTSSSYTRNLNNDDSDNFSDNLSVVERPVMSEISKYLSPSYKNPRQSYRSKYSKSFQPSTTSKENLTTTTTHYTPTPVQDYVVSSAQPETNIVQAPAEIFNFIEKQEDYIEQLEKESKFCRNELSNLLGKVKDVISENEALTDNARAELAGLNAKVSASSESEDNLRYSKSPKKREKSPRYSGGPSIVYESKISQLEAELAQSNIDLRKVRGENEDLKRKLTLGVGGTLSSSLNCETHRKQIETLQMDKIALEENIRQLQKTIDEMKASNIYGSSKRYAADLERSHSEMEVKHLREELDRQHERVRELQHEMARRIADERANAERRYNNQVDQLGGDLSTQWDQVTKLQLDLERQKRLESDLKRDLSQKNAQVDELKMELKANRCTFLSDIAQVSAEKQSLEQEITSLRLQLDRSERQGKVEASRLTAEISSLRQRLDRGDADLLHSKREVLRLNDEIANLEKELAYGEMKNEIRPTKKDLDKRISEIQEKHADTVVELEEMIQSQKQLMDKLTTECKTLTKKLEDTTLKNNEEKTQLRHTNDMLMERLRQIWASYKELNVRNSFGRHRSSDDASDVDVESCREEQLKNLQISQQHPSSINLPTAQKVEPLWTPKLSHLQPQKSLHPTAMKVPLIPYNYRTTILAANRKSLSLSPEQQHQITSQPSEATTTGMMKTKKTVLVREKNIGTEEEKEEIFCHQTTTSQNLPTSTNLQKPYQQLLNSSIKTITKSEIKPVNYMLPNQPIPQQTTTLNTPVTMGMSSNRTPELATINPTTRNTMELRHMKEPLSINTTEVNNSMTPTNMETTEFKTMNSPTNPSTTQHFQLTSSHHHPNSSSQHHQSAQSSLVRQYRPAAPMQESPRSLALARQRRAALNRDRAIALWGQQVQEQMQETNSQHLCHNSLPRQLKDYRVEEKTSSAEEMIDPLDLEFCVSSPSLFDRSCASSETDVAAGSESTEVSASPRTAIHKIT, from the exons TAGAATTATTCCAATGAAGGCCtcgaaaaatatttccaaaaagacaaaaacaatgGATTACACAAACTATGCTTACAATGAAGCTGTCGGACGTTTGAAATTGATGTTAGCCGATTCGTACGCCCCTTTAAAGACTTCATCATCATACACGAGGAATCTCAATAACGATGATTCGGATAATTTCTCAGATAATCTTTCG GTTGTTGAACGACCAGTAATGTCTGAAATATCAAAGTATCTGTCGCCCAGCTACAAAAACCCGAGGCAATCATATCGGAGCAAATACAGCAAAAGCTTTCAGCCCTCAACGACGTCAAAGGAGAATCTTACAACCACCACCACCCACTATACACCGACTCCTGTGCAGGATTATGTGGTGTCTTCAGCGCAGCCAGAAACGAACATAGTTCAAGCACCAGCGGAAATattcaatttcattgaaaaacagGAGGACTACATCGAACAGCTTGAAAAGGAATCTAAGTTCTGCAGG AATGAACTGTCGAACTTGCTTGGCAAGGTTAAGGACGTCATTAGTGAGAATGAAGCTCTAACTGACAATGCTCGTGCCGAACTTGCTGGTCTAAATGCAAAAGTAAGTGCATCTTCAGAAAGCGAAGATAACCTGCGATATAGTAAATCTCCAAAGAAACGTGAGAAATCCCCGAGATACTCGGGAGGTCCAAGCATTGTTTACGAATCCAAAATAAGCCAGTTGGAAGCCGAACTGGCGCAATCGAATATAGATCTTCGAAAAGTTCGTGGTGAAAATGAAGATCTCAAGAGGAAATTAACGTTAGGAGTTGGTGGTACTTTGTCCAGTTCGTTAAATTGTGAAACCCatcgaaaacaaattgaaacccTTCAAATGGATAAGATTGCCCTGGAAGAAAACATTCGTCAGCTTCAAAAGACCATCGATGAGATGAAGGCTTCCAACATCTATGGATCGTCAAAACGGTATGCTGCCGATTTGGAACGTTCCCATTCCGAAATGGAAGTTAAACATTTGAGGGAGGAACTTGATCGACAGCACGAACGAGTTCGAGAACTTCAACACGAAATGGCACGACGAATAGCAGACGAGCGGGCAAATGCTGAACGTCGCTACAACAATCAGGTTGATCAGCTGGGTGGTGATTTATCGACGCAATGGGATCAGGTTACAAAACTGCAACTGGATTTGGAACGACAAAAACGCCTCGAATCGGATTTAAAACGAGATTTATCACAGAAAAATGCTCAAGTCGATGAAttgaaaatggaattgaaagcAAACCGATGTACCTTTCTCTCGGATATTGCTCAAGTGAGTGCTGAGAAGCAATCTCTTGAACAGGAAATAACTTCGTTACGACTACAATTGGATCGCTCTGAACGACAAGGAAAAGTAGAGGCTTCTCGGTTAACAGCTGAAATAAGTTCATTGCGACAACGTTTGGATCGAGGCGATGCGGATTTGTTGCATTCGAAAAGAGAAGTTTTGCGCCTAAATGATGAAATAGCGAATTTGGAAAAAgaa CTGGCCTATGGAGAAATGAAAAACGAGATTCGACCTACCAAAAAGGATTTGGATAAAAGGATATCAgaaatacaagaaaaacatg CCGACACTGTTGTTGAACTTGAAGAAATGATACAAAGCCAGAAGCAACTCATGGATAAACTAACTACCGAATGTAAAACATTGACCAAAAAACTAGAGGacacaacattaaaaaataa tgaAGAAAAAACACAATTGCGTCATACAAATGATATGTTAATGGAACGCTTACGCCAAATTTGGGCCAGCTATAAAGAGCTTAATGTTAGAAATAGTTTCGGGCGCCACCGATCGAGTGATGATGCAAGTGATGTTGATGTAGAATCTTGTCGAGAAgagcaattgaaaaatttacaaatttctcAACAG caCCCCTCGAGTATAAACCTTCCTACAGCACAGAAAGTAGAGCCGCTTTGGACTCCGAAATTGTCACATCTCCAACCACAAAAAAGTCTTCACCCTACAGCTATGAAAGTTCCATTAATCCCGTACAATTATCGGACGACTATATTAGCAGCGAACCGAAAAAGTCTCTCATTGAGCCCAGAACAACAACATCAAATTACGAGTCAACCCTCGGAAGCTACGACTACGGGgatgatgaaaacaaaaaagacagtCTTGGTGAGGGAGAAAAACATCGGAACGGAGGAGGAGAAGGAAGAGATATTCTGTCACCAAACGACTACATCTCAAAATCTTCCAACATCGACCAATCTGCAAAAACCCTACCAGCAACTACTGAACAGTTCGATAAAGACGATTACCAAATCGGAGATCAAACCAGTCAACTATATGCTCCCGAATCAGCCAATCCCACAACAGACTACAACACTGAATACACCGGTTACGATGGGTATGAGCAGCAACCGTACACCGGAACTGGCTACGATCAACCCTACGACACGCAATACGATGGAACTCAGGCATATGAAGGAACCACTCTCGATCAATACGACGGAAGTCAACAACAGTATGACGCCAACCAATATGGAGACTACGGAGTTCAAGACTATGAACAGCCCTACCAATCCCAGTACGACTCAACACTTCCAGCTGACATCCAGTCATCACCATCCGAACTCGTCGAGCCAGCACCATCAGAGCGCCCAGTCAAGTCTAGTCCGCCAATACCGACCAGCAGCACCAATGCAGGAATCACCCCGGTCACTAGCACTCGCCCGACAACGGAGAGCCGCACTCAACCGCGACCGAGCAATAGCACTCTGGGGCCAGCAGGTGCAGGAACAAATGCAGGAAACAAACTCCCAACACCTATGTCACAACAGCCTGCCGCGCCAGCTAAAGGATTATCGGGTGGAAGAAAAGACTAGTAGTGCTGAGGAAATGATTGATCCGCTCGATTTAGAATTTTGTGTCAGTAGCCCAAGTTTATTTGATCGTTCGTGTGCTTCCTCAGAAACTGATGTGGCGGCGGGATCTGAATCGACCGAAGTGAGTGCTTCGCCTAGAACTGCCATTCATAAAATTACTTGA
- the LOC129940954 gene encoding cilia- and flagella-associated protein 58 isoform X2: MRSGSFYNCSLNTLNNSERSKNLCSLNKQTSLFCCNNNKNDTNIYNTDGYSDRESVASSVRGKRTRSSRIIPMKASKNISKKTKTMDYTNYAYNEAVGRLKLMLADSYAPLKTSSSYTRNLNNDDSDNFSDNLSVVERPVMSEISKYLSPSYKNPRQSYRSKYSKSFQPSTTSKENLTTTTTHYTPTPVQDYVVSSAQPETNIVQAPAEIFNFIEKQEDYIEQLEKESKFCRNELSNLLGKVKDVISENEALTDNARAELAGLNAKVSASSESEDNLRYSKSPKKREKSPRYSGGPSIVYESKISQLEAELAQSNIDLRKVRGENEDLKRKLTLGVGGTLSSSLNCETHRKQIETLQMDKIALEENIRQLQKTIDEMKASNIYGSSKRYAADLERSHSEMEVKHLREELDRQHERVRELQHEMARRIADERANAERRYNNQVDQLGGDLSTQWDQVTKLQLDLERQKRLESDLKRDLSQKNAQVDELKMELKANRCTFLSDIAQVSAEKQSLEQEITSLRLQLDRSERQGKVEASRLTAEISSLRQRLDRGDADLLHSKREVLRLNDEIANLEKELAYGEMKNEIRPTKKDLDKRISEIQEKHADTVVELEEMIQSQKQLMDKLTTECKTLTKKLEDTTLKNKTEISALQSNVEYLTSRVINNDRIGKIDSTPTSYSSLPPITTAPLEYKPSYSTESRAALDSEIVTSPTTKKSSPYSYESSINPVQLSDDYISSEPKKSLIEPRTTTSNYESTLGSYDYGDDENKKDSLGEGEKHRNGGGEGRDILSPNDYISKSSNIDQSAKTLPATTEQFDKDDYQIGDQTSQLYAPESANPTTDYNTEYTGYDGYEQQPYTGTGYDQPYDTQYDGTQAYEGTTLDQYDGSQQQYDANQYGDYGVQDYEQPYQSQYDSTLPADIQSSPSELVEPAPSERPVKSSPPIPTSSTNAGITPVTSTRPTTESRTQPRPSNSTLGPAGAGTNAGNKLPTPMSQQPAAPAKGLSGGRKD, translated from the exons TAGAATTATTCCAATGAAGGCCtcgaaaaatatttccaaaaagacaaaaacaatgGATTACACAAACTATGCTTACAATGAAGCTGTCGGACGTTTGAAATTGATGTTAGCCGATTCGTACGCCCCTTTAAAGACTTCATCATCATACACGAGGAATCTCAATAACGATGATTCGGATAATTTCTCAGATAATCTTTCG GTTGTTGAACGACCAGTAATGTCTGAAATATCAAAGTATCTGTCGCCCAGCTACAAAAACCCGAGGCAATCATATCGGAGCAAATACAGCAAAAGCTTTCAGCCCTCAACGACGTCAAAGGAGAATCTTACAACCACCACCACCCACTATACACCGACTCCTGTGCAGGATTATGTGGTGTCTTCAGCGCAGCCAGAAACGAACATAGTTCAAGCACCAGCGGAAATattcaatttcattgaaaaacagGAGGACTACATCGAACAGCTTGAAAAGGAATCTAAGTTCTGCAGG AATGAACTGTCGAACTTGCTTGGCAAGGTTAAGGACGTCATTAGTGAGAATGAAGCTCTAACTGACAATGCTCGTGCCGAACTTGCTGGTCTAAATGCAAAAGTAAGTGCATCTTCAGAAAGCGAAGATAACCTGCGATATAGTAAATCTCCAAAGAAACGTGAGAAATCCCCGAGATACTCGGGAGGTCCAAGCATTGTTTACGAATCCAAAATAAGCCAGTTGGAAGCCGAACTGGCGCAATCGAATATAGATCTTCGAAAAGTTCGTGGTGAAAATGAAGATCTCAAGAGGAAATTAACGTTAGGAGTTGGTGGTACTTTGTCCAGTTCGTTAAATTGTGAAACCCatcgaaaacaaattgaaacccTTCAAATGGATAAGATTGCCCTGGAAGAAAACATTCGTCAGCTTCAAAAGACCATCGATGAGATGAAGGCTTCCAACATCTATGGATCGTCAAAACGGTATGCTGCCGATTTGGAACGTTCCCATTCCGAAATGGAAGTTAAACATTTGAGGGAGGAACTTGATCGACAGCACGAACGAGTTCGAGAACTTCAACACGAAATGGCACGACGAATAGCAGACGAGCGGGCAAATGCTGAACGTCGCTACAACAATCAGGTTGATCAGCTGGGTGGTGATTTATCGACGCAATGGGATCAGGTTACAAAACTGCAACTGGATTTGGAACGACAAAAACGCCTCGAATCGGATTTAAAACGAGATTTATCACAGAAAAATGCTCAAGTCGATGAAttgaaaatggaattgaaagcAAACCGATGTACCTTTCTCTCGGATATTGCTCAAGTGAGTGCTGAGAAGCAATCTCTTGAACAGGAAATAACTTCGTTACGACTACAATTGGATCGCTCTGAACGACAAGGAAAAGTAGAGGCTTCTCGGTTAACAGCTGAAATAAGTTCATTGCGACAACGTTTGGATCGAGGCGATGCGGATTTGTTGCATTCGAAAAGAGAAGTTTTGCGCCTAAATGATGAAATAGCGAATTTGGAAAAAgaa CTGGCCTATGGAGAAATGAAAAACGAGATTCGACCTACCAAAAAGGATTTGGATAAAAGGATATCAgaaatacaagaaaaacatg CCGACACTGTTGTTGAACTTGAAGAAATGATACAAAGCCAGAAGCAACTCATGGATAAACTAACTACCGAATGTAAAACATTGACCAAAAAACTAGAGGacacaacattaaaaaataa GACGGAAATATCCGCTCTACAATCGAATGTAGAATATTTAACAAGTAGAGTTATAAATAATGATCgtattggtaaaattgataGCACACCGACAAGTTACAGCAGTTTACCACCTATAACTACAG caCCCCTCGAGTATAAACCTTCCTACAGCACAGAAAGTAGAGCCGCTTTGGACTCCGAAATTGTCACATCTCCAACCACAAAAAAGTCTTCACCCTACAGCTATGAAAGTTCCATTAATCCCGTACAATTATCGGACGACTATATTAGCAGCGAACCGAAAAAGTCTCTCATTGAGCCCAGAACAACAACATCAAATTACGAGTCAACCCTCGGAAGCTACGACTACGGGgatgatgaaaacaaaaaagacagtCTTGGTGAGGGAGAAAAACATCGGAACGGAGGAGGAGAAGGAAGAGATATTCTGTCACCAAACGACTACATCTCAAAATCTTCCAACATCGACCAATCTGCAAAAACCCTACCAGCAACTACTGAACAGTTCGATAAAGACGATTACCAAATCGGAGATCAAACCAGTCAACTATATGCTCCCGAATCAGCCAATCCCACAACAGACTACAACACTGAATACACCGGTTACGATGGGTATGAGCAGCAACCGTACACCGGAACTGGCTACGATCAACCCTACGACACGCAATACGATGGAACTCAGGCATATGAAGGAACCACTCTCGATCAATACGACGGAAGTCAACAACAGTATGACGCCAACCAATATGGAGACTACGGAGTTCAAGACTATGAACAGCCCTACCAATCCCAGTACGACTCAACACTTCCAGCTGACATCCAGTCATCACCATCCGAACTCGTCGAGCCAGCACCATCAGAGCGCCCAGTCAAGTCTAGTCCGCCAATACCGACCAGCAGCACCAATGCAGGAATCACCCCGGTCACTAGCACTCGCCCGACAACGGAGAGCCGCACTCAACCGCGACCGAGCAATAGCACTCTGGGGCCAGCAGGTGCAGGAACAAATGCAGGAAACAAACTCCCAACACCTATGTCACAACAGCCTGCCGCGCCAGCTAAAGGATTATCGGGTGGAAGAAAAGACTAG
- the LOC129940954 gene encoding cilia- and flagella-associated protein 58 isoform X3: MRSGSFYNCSLNTLNNSERSKNLCSLNKQTSLFCCNNNKNDTNIYNTDGYSDRESVASSVRGKRTRSSRIIPMKASKNISKKTKTMDYTNYAYNEAVGRLKLMLADSYAPLKTSSSYTRNLNNDDSDNFSDNLSVVERPVMSEISKYLSPSYKNPRQSYRSKYSKSFQPSTTSKENLTTTTTHYTPTPVQDYVVSSAQPETNIVQAPAEIFNFIEKQEDYIEQLEKESKFCRNELSNLLGKVKDVISENEALTDNARAELAGLNAKVSASSESEDNLRYSKSPKKREKSPRYSGGPSIVYESKISQLEAELAQSNIDLRKVRGENEDLKRKLTLGVGGTLSSSLNCETHRKQIETLQMDKIALEENIRQLQKTIDEMKASNIYGSSKRYAADLERSHSEMEVKHLREELDRQHERVRELQHEMARRIADERANAERRYNNQVDQLGGDLSTQWDQVTKLQLDLERQKRLESDLKRDLSQKNAQVDELKMELKANRCTFLSDIAQVSAEKQSLEQEITSLRLQLDRSERQGKVEASRLTAEISSLRQRLDRGDADLLHSKREVLRLNDEIANLEKELAYGEMKNEIRPTKKDLDKRISEIQEKHGLLNPPSVVKQYVSRNRAEKTTDCNCQSGCFSSHIAPPPQTPQPSCITTTTQSKHNSFSSTPLLEKHINRKCMTATTTPTARIETTTTTRADLFNDLHCTAKECIGTSLLPWVQQRFVLDDRNECCSECSEYAASHFFTSDPMHQNMPKDHTHHPPTTPLCEAECSLGHTCEATKNVEPAKESEEKVTKAKSTRRPVKVDVSVRLVPRNKPKIKQNPTIQDDRDFGGDGGDDAGDQ, from the exons TAGAATTATTCCAATGAAGGCCtcgaaaaatatttccaaaaagacaaaaacaatgGATTACACAAACTATGCTTACAATGAAGCTGTCGGACGTTTGAAATTGATGTTAGCCGATTCGTACGCCCCTTTAAAGACTTCATCATCATACACGAGGAATCTCAATAACGATGATTCGGATAATTTCTCAGATAATCTTTCG GTTGTTGAACGACCAGTAATGTCTGAAATATCAAAGTATCTGTCGCCCAGCTACAAAAACCCGAGGCAATCATATCGGAGCAAATACAGCAAAAGCTTTCAGCCCTCAACGACGTCAAAGGAGAATCTTACAACCACCACCACCCACTATACACCGACTCCTGTGCAGGATTATGTGGTGTCTTCAGCGCAGCCAGAAACGAACATAGTTCAAGCACCAGCGGAAATattcaatttcattgaaaaacagGAGGACTACATCGAACAGCTTGAAAAGGAATCTAAGTTCTGCAGG AATGAACTGTCGAACTTGCTTGGCAAGGTTAAGGACGTCATTAGTGAGAATGAAGCTCTAACTGACAATGCTCGTGCCGAACTTGCTGGTCTAAATGCAAAAGTAAGTGCATCTTCAGAAAGCGAAGATAACCTGCGATATAGTAAATCTCCAAAGAAACGTGAGAAATCCCCGAGATACTCGGGAGGTCCAAGCATTGTTTACGAATCCAAAATAAGCCAGTTGGAAGCCGAACTGGCGCAATCGAATATAGATCTTCGAAAAGTTCGTGGTGAAAATGAAGATCTCAAGAGGAAATTAACGTTAGGAGTTGGTGGTACTTTGTCCAGTTCGTTAAATTGTGAAACCCatcgaaaacaaattgaaacccTTCAAATGGATAAGATTGCCCTGGAAGAAAACATTCGTCAGCTTCAAAAGACCATCGATGAGATGAAGGCTTCCAACATCTATGGATCGTCAAAACGGTATGCTGCCGATTTGGAACGTTCCCATTCCGAAATGGAAGTTAAACATTTGAGGGAGGAACTTGATCGACAGCACGAACGAGTTCGAGAACTTCAACACGAAATGGCACGACGAATAGCAGACGAGCGGGCAAATGCTGAACGTCGCTACAACAATCAGGTTGATCAGCTGGGTGGTGATTTATCGACGCAATGGGATCAGGTTACAAAACTGCAACTGGATTTGGAACGACAAAAACGCCTCGAATCGGATTTAAAACGAGATTTATCACAGAAAAATGCTCAAGTCGATGAAttgaaaatggaattgaaagcAAACCGATGTACCTTTCTCTCGGATATTGCTCAAGTGAGTGCTGAGAAGCAATCTCTTGAACAGGAAATAACTTCGTTACGACTACAATTGGATCGCTCTGAACGACAAGGAAAAGTAGAGGCTTCTCGGTTAACAGCTGAAATAAGTTCATTGCGACAACGTTTGGATCGAGGCGATGCGGATTTGTTGCATTCGAAAAGAGAAGTTTTGCGCCTAAATGATGAAATAGCGAATTTGGAAAAAgaa CTGGCCTATGGAGAAATGAAAAACGAGATTCGACCTACCAAAAAGGATTTGGATAAAAGGATATCAgaaatacaagaaaaacatg GACTTTTGAACCCGCCAAGCGTCGTAAAACAGTACGTTTCTCGGAATCGGGCTGAAAAGACTACGGATTGTAATTGCCAAAGTGGCTGCTTTTCGTCTCATATAGCACCACCTCCACAAACACCACAACCATCATGTATCACAACAACCACCCAAAGCAAACATAATTCATTTTCATCTACGCCACTTTTAGAAAAGCACATAAATAGAAAATGCATGACAGCGACGACAACGCCAACGGCGAGAATAGAAACAACTACCACAACACGAGCGGATCTCTTCAATGATTTACACTGCACGGCGAAAGAATGTATCGGTACGAGCCTGTTGCCTTGGGTGCAACAGCGCTTTGTTCTTGACGACAGAAATGAATGTTGCAGTGAGTGCAGTGAATATGCTGCTTCCCACTTTTTCACATCAGACCCAATGCACCAAAATATGCCAAAGGATCATACCCACCACCCACCGACCACGCCTCTTTGTGAGGCTGAATGTTCGTTGGGTCACACTTGTGAGGCGACCAAAAATGTTGAGCCTGCAAAAGAATCTGAGGAAAAAGTGACGAAAGCAAAATCCACCCGTCGACCGGTCAAAGTTGACGTGAGTGTCCGGCTTGTGCCCCGaaataaaccaaaaatcaaGCAGAATCCTACAATACAGGACGACCGCGATTTTGGCGGTGACGGAGGCGACGACGCAGGCGATCAATAA